The following DNA comes from Desulfovibrio sp..
CTTGAGGCCCATTTGAGCGGACGCGATCTCGGCTTCCGCGCAACGCCGGGAGCCTCCCTGCGCTACGGCGATGACGGACTTGACCTCAAAGGGCTGGACATCCGCCTTGTTCCCGGCGGCAGACTGCGCGCCCAGGCATCTCTTGGGCAGGACAAGATGGACGTGCGCCTTGACCTTGAAGGACTCGCCCTCACCCCGTGGAAAAAATTTGTACCCGCCCTGCCCGAAGGCACGGTGCAAGCGCAGGCCCGTCTTACGGGCAGCCCTTCGCAGCCCGGCGGCAGCTTCCGCCTTGGCGTTCGGCAGTTGCGCATCCCCAGCAGCCCGCTGAAACCCCTCAATGTGGGACTCACTGGCCGCATCGAGGCAAGCGGCGGCTCCAGCGGCAGCCTTGTGGCCCAGCTGGATATGGACAAGGAGAGCATTCAGGCGCTGGGCGGCAGCGAAGCACGGCTTGAAGTGCGCCTGCCCCTGCTTTTCGGCAAGGACGGCCTGCCGCAGCCCAACATGCAGGGCCCCCTGCGCGGGCAGGTTCGCTGGCAAGGGGCCGCCGGGCCGCTCTGGTCCCTGCTGCCCATCGCGGATCAGCGCTTTGCGGGCAACGTGAACGTGGCCGTTGATCTGGGCGGCACCCTGGCTGCCCCCTCCGCCAAGGGCGCTGTTCTGGTGGACAAGGGCAAGTACGAAAACCTGCTCCAGGGCGTGCTGCTGACCAATATCGCCATGCGCCTCAACCTTGAGGAAGGGCGCGGCGGCAGTTCCGGCAAAAAACAGGGCGGCCTGCCCGGCGTGGCCCGGCTGGAACTGGACGCCTCGGGCGGCCTTGGCGGCAAGCTGCGCGTGGCCGGATTCGCCAGCCTTGACGGCAACAAGCTGGACATCAAGACCACCATAGACCATCTGCGACCCCTGAGCCGCCGCGACATACGCATCGAGCTTTCGGGTGAGGCGGGCGTAACCGGCAGCGCCGCTGCCCCGCAGGTGACAGGCAAGATCGTCGTCAACCAGGGGCTTATACTGCTTAACAAGCTGGCCGTGGGCGGCAGCGTCACCACCCTGCCCATAACCGAAGCGCCCAACCCGTTTCAGGTTGCGCAACAGACCTCCGCCTCCGAAAAGCCCGTTGCCCCCGAAAAGCCCGCCGCACAGGGCAACCTGAACCTGAATATTGTGATTCCCGGCCGCTTCTTTGTGGAAGGTCACGGACTTACCAGTGAATGGAAGGCCGACCTGCTGGTATCCGGCACTCCTGAAGACCCGCAGATCACGGGGCAAATCACGGCCATCAAGGGCACGTTCGATTTTCTGACCAAGATTTTCAAGCTCTCACGCGGCAGCATCACCTTTGCCGGGGGTGCCCTGAGTAACCCCCTGCTGGATATCAGGCTTTCCAATGAAACGCCCAACCTGACGTCCTTTGTGAACATATCTGGCACAGTGCGCAAGATGAAACTGACCCTGAGCAGTGAACCGGAAATGCCCAGAGACGAAATCCTGGCCCAGATTCTTTTTGGCAAAAGCACCAATGAACTGGGACGGCTGGAAAATCTGCGGCTCGCCGGAGCAGTGGCCCAGCTCGCGGGCTTTGGCTCCGGTGGCGGCGGCATCTTTGACCTGACCCGCAAGGCGCTGGGCGTTGATGTGCTGCGGCTGAACTCCACGCCAAATTCCACCTCTGGCGGCAAGTCCGAAGACGAAGGCATGGGTGCCGGCACCTCGGTGGAAATGGGCAAGTACATCACAGACATCATCTATCTGGGCATACAGCAGGGCATGAAGCAGGGCAGCACGGCCTTTGTCATACAGCTTGAAATCACGCCCCGCACCAACCTGGAACTGCGCTCAGAACAGCAGAGCACCTGGGGCGGCATACGCTGGAAGTACAATTATTAGAGCCAGTTCAGGAGACGTGTTTTGTGGGGGAGGCATTACGACAGCATTGCACATTTGATCTTTAAAGCGCATACCAAAAAAAATCTATTAATGCATTCTTGGGAGGCTTTATGTCAACAAATTTTGATGGCAATGCTGATTTTGCCGGATCATTTAAGCAAGACTTTGAAAAGCTGAAAAAAGAAACACAAAAGGTTTCCATATTGGTTGTGGGGGGTACCGGCACAGGTAAAAGCACCCTTGTAAATATAGTTTTTAAAAGAAAAATAGCCGAAGCTGGGGCGGGAAGACCCATTACAAAGGGCATCAATGGCTATGAAAATGATTATCTCCATATTTATGACAGTGAAGGCTATGAAAGTGGTTCTGCCAATCAGGAAAGATATGCAAAAATTGTAGAAGACTTTTTGAAAAAACAGAATAATAATGTGCGCACGGCTATTCATCTCTGCTGGTATTGTGTCAGTGCCCCTTCGGCTCGTTTTACGGATTGTGATAGTAAATTCATCATTGGCATGCCCAAAGAAATTCCCTTGGCAATTGTTCTGACAAAAATAGACGTTGCCACAGAAGAACAGGTTGAGGCTCTGAAGGCGTCCATCGGTGAATCTTGTCCCAATACCCCTGTTTTTCTATCAACAGACAAAGAAATTCCACATGATTTGGACGCGCTTGACAGATGGTCGCGAAAACAGCTCCCTGAAGCGCTGCGCAGAGCTTTCATTTCTGTTTCCAACCGCGATATAGATGCCAAAGAAAATGAAGGCAACACGATTGTTCTGTCGCATGCTGGTGGGGCATTTGCCACAGGCTTTACACCCATTCCATTCTCTGACGCTCCAATCCTGCTTACCAATCAAACTGTTATGTTGTGTCGCATTTGCTTGTTGTGGGACATGGAGTCCCTAACGAAAACTCTTGAGGCATCAAGTAGCTTGAGTACAGTTATGGGCATGATTGGAAAAACCATCGCCGGTAATATCCTCAAATGGATCCCCGGGATTGGGACTATTGCTGGCGGCATGATTAACGGCACGGTAGCCGCAGGCTTGACTTATGCGTTGGGGATTGCCGTGAACCGGCTTTGCTGCAAGATTACCAAAGACAGACTTAAGGGAGTCGAATACCCCCTTGAGCAGTATCTTACTCCAGAATTTTTTAATACACTGGAGCCTCTCTTTAAAATGTATGGGCAGAATAACAAAGATGAGGCTTAGCCATGTCCTCATTGAATACGAATACAAATATTCTTATTCTCGGAAAATCAGGAGTTGGTAAATCCGCGTTACTGAATTATATGCTGGATGAAGATGCGGCAAAAATTGGGCACGGCAAGCCTACGACAGGAGAGGGAATTCATAAATGTAAGCCATTTCATTATCGTGGGATCAGTTTCACAGTATATGATAGCTGGGGACTCGAGGCCGACAAGGAGAAAAAATGGAGGGAAATAATCGAGTCTGAGACGCATAAAAATGATGCAAAAGAGATGAAGGATTGGTTCCACTCTGTAGTATACTGCGTGGACGCCGAAAGAGCGCGAGTAGAGGATTTTGAAATATGTCAAATTTTGCGCCCTCTTATTGATGCCGGCAATCGTATACTTTTTGTGCTGACAAAAAGCGCGCTGAGTCCTGATAATACAAAAAAAACAGCATCAGTGCTGCACAGTGCATTTCCTGATTCTGCGTGCATCGCTGTGGAATCCGTCGCTGCTAAACTGTATGGGCGCACAACTGTTCAGCAGGGCCGTGAAGCCTTATTACAGCATTTTTTTCGCAATTTTTGGGACAACATCATACATAAGACCATTTATAAATATGAAAAAAATGCCATTAAGAATTTTCGCATTCAATTTACTTCGTCGGTGCTGCGTTATTTTGACGAAAAGGCAGGCTCATTAGGTATTTTTACCCACTATGGAGAAGAATTCAGAGATGACATTGTGGCGTTCGCAAAAGGAATGCTTATGACCATTCTTAGTGAAGAATCTCTAAAACTGAAAAAAAATATTTCCGAAGCGCAGAAT
Coding sequences within:
- a CDS encoding YcjF family protein, which produces MSTNFDGNADFAGSFKQDFEKLKKETQKVSILVVGGTGTGKSTLVNIVFKRKIAEAGAGRPITKGINGYENDYLHIYDSEGYESGSANQERYAKIVEDFLKKQNNNVRTAIHLCWYCVSAPSARFTDCDSKFIIGMPKEIPLAIVLTKIDVATEEQVEALKASIGESCPNTPVFLSTDKEIPHDLDALDRWSRKQLPEALRRAFISVSNRDIDAKENEGNTIVLSHAGGAFATGFTPIPFSDAPILLTNQTVMLCRICLLWDMESLTKTLEASSSLSTVMGMIGKTIAGNILKWIPGIGTIAGGMINGTVAAGLTYALGIAVNRLCCKITKDRLKGVEYPLEQYLTPEFFNTLEPLFKMYGQNNKDEA
- a CDS encoding GTPase domain-containing protein, with amino-acid sequence MSSLNTNTNILILGKSGVGKSALLNYMLDEDAAKIGHGKPTTGEGIHKCKPFHYRGISFTVYDSWGLEADKEKKWREIIESETHKNDAKEMKDWFHSVVYCVDAERARVEDFEICQILRPLIDAGNRILFVLTKSALSPDNTKKTASVLHSAFPDSACIAVESVAAKLYGRTTVQQGREALLQHFFRNFWDNIIHKTIYKYEKNAIKNFRIQFTSSVLRYFDEKAGSLGIFTHYGEEFRDDIVAFAKGMLMTILSEESLKLKKNISEAQNLVAEVVHALDAKTGIDFVPDAFNDSVHKHFSTNWDNSFAEYLATIVVSLLPFGIFFKKDIYESVILKACAKVNDLTEAAIKCQCRSLRQHYGVKAEKN